GGTCGGTCCGGGACGGCCCGGTGTAGCGGGCGTCGGCGCTCTGCGACAGCTTGCCGCCGAGGAAGAACCGCTGCGCCCAGTTCGGGTCCTTGGTCGAGCCGTGCACGACGACGAGGTCCAGCGCGCCTCGGTAGTCGCGCATGTCCCCGCTGTACTTGGCGGACCGGCCGTCCTTGCCGCTGTAGCCGGACTTGGTGGAGAGACCCTTGTCGTAGGTCGCGGACAGGGCCACGCGCGGACCGGCGGTGGACTGGGTCGGGCCGCCCTGGTAGGGGTTCGGCAGGCCGTCTTCCGGCGTGGCCTTCGGCGGGTTCGGGTCGGGGCTGTCGGTGCCCTTCGGCAGGAACGCGCCACCCGCGCCGATGCGCGCGGTGCGCGACGAGCCGTACGAGCGCTGGAACTTCTCGGTGTGCTTGACCTCCGTGGTGGTGTCCTGCTGCCCGGACGGCTCGGTCCTGTCCGGGGGCGCCGGGATCGCGTGGACGTCGACGAAGTGGGTCCGGCCTCCCTCGGTCCACACCGCCCGCGCGCCGCCGTGCATCGCGTTGTGGAGGGTGTGCTTGGCGATGTCCGGGGTGCGGAACTGCGCCTCGATCGCGGCCCGCCCGTTCGCGCTCAGGCCACTGTCGGTGTCGCGGACCCGGCTGGTGATGAACTCGGTGACCTTGTCGCGGTCGACGAACTTGATGTCGTCCCGGCCGAACAGGTAGGTCTGGCCGGTCGCCTCGCGCGCGCTCTCCCCCTGCAGGTGCGGGGGCAGCGGCAGGCCCAGCTCGCGGGCCCGCCACACCGGCACCTGCACCAGGGTGCGGACGGTGCTCTGCGGCGCGTCCTCGCCGGGCTCGGTCGTGCCGGTGCCGACCCGCATGTCACGGGAGACCTCGTAGACCAGGTGGTGCTCGCCGCTGGACTGCGTGACGGAGTCGTCCGTGCTCAGCGCGCCGCCGTCGGTGAGGCCGCTGCTGAAGTCCAGGAAGCCCCCGACGTAGTGGGCCTTCCCACCGCCGTAGAGCCCGAGGCCGACGTTGGCGTCGCTGCCCCGGGTGGTGGTCGCGCCGCGGGTGTGGCTCACCGCGCTCGAGCTGTCCACCCGGGTGGTGCCGACGTAGCTGACCTGCGCGTCGGTGAGCGGCAGGAAGGTGACCGGCCCGCCGTCGACGGTGGTGGTGTGCGGGGTCGTGGTCGGGGCGAGCAGGTGGTCGGCGAGGCCGGCCGCGGCCTCGCGGGACGTGCCGAGGACGTCCTCGAACGCCTGCGGCACGGTCGCCGGGAGCGCTTTGACGTCGCGGAAGTCGCCGTCCGGCAGCGTTCCCGCCACCGCCTCGCCCCGGGTGATCTCGGGGAGCCGCAGCCCGGCGTCGAGCGAGGCGGTCGCCCGCGGCCCGCCCGGGACCGACAGCTCCAGGCTCATCGTGGCGGGCACGTGGCTGCGCGAGGTCGAGGTCGAGCCGCTGAAGGTCACCGAGGAGTCGTACCGGTGCGCGGTCTTCACCGTGCCGCCGACGTAGACCATCGGGCGGACCACCGTGCCCACGAGGTCCAGCGGCGAGACGAAGGACAGCGGGATGCGGATCGGGACGCTGGTGGAGGTCGCCTCGGCCAGCGGGACGGTCTGCTCGGTCGCCGCGTCGCTGCTGGTGCTGCTCGGCTGCTGGTGCGGCGGGGCGGTCCGGGTGTCGGCGGGGCGGTGCAGCTCCGGCCGCACGGTGACGTCCACGTCGCCGACCCGGATCCGGCCGTCGCGGATCGCCGCCAGCAGCTCGTCGTCGCCCAGCGCGCTGACCTGCTCCTCGACGCGGGCGCGGTCCATCCCGGTCAGGCCGGTGAGCGCGTCGACCAGCCCGGTGCGCGGCCCGAGCACCTCGAACTCGAGCTGCGAGTCGTGGGTCGGGAAGGACAGCTGGGTGAGCCCGCGCTCGTGCTCGCCCTGCGCGGCGGCCTGCTCGGCCTCCTCCTTGGCGTCGTGGGCCTGTTCGGCCGCGGTGTCGGCGGAGCGCTGGGCGGCGGCGGCCTCGGCTGCGGCGGTGCGCGCCTGGTTCCGGAGGTCGTCGAGCCGGGCGCGGAGCCGTTCGGCCTCGGCGACGGCGTCGCGGTGCCGGCGTTCGGCGTTCTCCGCCTCGGCGCGCAGCTCCTCCGCCTGCGCCCGCGCGTCGGCGTGGGTGCCGGCCCGGGTGGCGGCGCGGTCGGCGTCCGACCGAGCGGCGTCGGCCCGGGTCGCGGCGTCGCGGAGCGCGCCCAGCGTCGCGTCGGACCTGCTCGCCGCGTCGTTGGCGGTGCGCAGCGCGTCCGCGACCGTGCTGCGGCCCTCGGTGGTCGTGGTGAGCGCGCGGATGGCCTGCTGCAGCGCGGAGGTGGCCTTGTCGTGGGCCGCGCGCGCGGCCGTGGCGGACGCCTCGACGGCGCGGGCCTGGTCCAGGTCCCGCTGCGCGGTCTCGGCGTCGGCGACAGCCTGGGCGTGGGCCAGGTCGACCTCGCTGATCCGGCGGTCGAGGGACGCGGTGGTGTCGCGCGCGCTGGACACCGCGTCCTCCGCCCGCCGGACCGCGTCCGGACCCGCCCCGCCCCGCTGCGCGCGGGCGAGCGCGTCGCGCGCGGCCGCCAGCCGCTCGGCGGCCTCGGCGCGCTCCGCCCGGAGCTCGTAGCGCAGGGCCACGAGCCCGTCCCGGGCCTGCACGGCGTCGTCGAGGCGCTGCTGCGCCTGCGCGGTCTGCTGCGCCGGGTCGAGCCCGATGGCGAGCACCGCGCCCTGCGCCGTCCGCGTCGACCGCTCGATCGCCCCGAGGTCGTGCCGCACCTTGATCTCGGCCGCCTTGACCGCACCGAGCGCCGACGCGACCGCGTCCCGCGCCGACGCCGCGTCCTCCGCGGCGCGCTCCGCCTCGGCGACGACCTGCGAAAACGGGTCCGACGGCTGGTGGTTCTGGTCGGTGCCGTCCTCGTGCGAGCCGCTCTGGTCCGCGGTCCGCCCGTCGGCGTCCTGGCGCGCGGTGCCCTGGTCGGACGGGTGCGGGGCCGGGTCGCTGCTCCGCAGCGTCGTCATCTCGTGGTCCTCCGGCGACCGCGACGACACCGCGCGCTCGGTGAGGCCGAGGCTCGCCGCGGCCCCTGCCGCCGTCGGGGTGGTGGTCCGGTCACGCGCCATGCCGGGCGCCGCGGTCGACGGTGACGTCTTCAGCGGTGTGGTCGAGCCGTCCGGCGCGGTCGAGGTCCGGGGCGGCGGAGTGGTGGCCGGCGCGGTCGTGGAGGACGACGGCGCGTGGGAGGAGGACTGCGCAGCGGGCCGGGACCGCGTGGTGGCGGAGGTCGGCGGCAGCTGCACCGGACCACCCGGTCGCTGCGCCGGGTTCGCGCTCTGCGGCGCCGTGTTCGCGCTCTGCTGCACGGGACTCGCCGCCTGCTGTGCGGGACTCGCCGACTGCTGGACGGGACTCGCCGACTGCTGGACGGGACTCGCCGACTGCTGGACGGGACTCGCCGACTGCTGGACGGGACTCGCCGACTGCTGGACGGGACTCGCCGACTGCTGGACGGGACTCGCCGACTGCTGGACGGGACTCGCCGACTGCTGGACGGGACTCGCCGACTGCTGGACGGGACTCGCCGACTGCTGGACGGGACTCGCCGACTGCTGGACGGGATTCGACGTCCGCTGGTCCGAGACCGACGCCTGGTGACCGTGCTCCACCGTCTGCGGCACGGAGCTCGACTCGGACGCAGAGCTCGACGTCTGCGACGCCGAACCCGACGTCGGCGGCGCAGTCGGCTGCGCAGCGGCGCTCGGCTGCTGGGGCGAGTCCTGCTGCCCGACGACAGGCGAATCCTGCGGCGCGGTCGTCGACTGGTAACCCGTCTCGGGCTGGTGCGTGGTGGTCGCCGGTGGTGGCGACACCTGGTCCGGCTGCGGCACGTCCGGCTGGTGCGGCGCTCGCTGGTCGTCCGACCGCGACGGTGGCGCGGTGGTGCTGTCCTGGCCCTGCGGCTGCCGGTTCGACTGCTGCGTCGCCGCGTCGTCGGTGCTGTTCTGGTACGCGTCCTGCTGGAGGTGCGGTGAGCCTGCGGGGTCGCCGTCGTGCGGCCGTCCGCTCAGACCCGGTCCGTCCTCGCGCGACACCGACTGCGGGCCCGGGTCGCTGGTGCCCGCCGTCCCGCCGTGCCCCGTCTGGTCCGGGGACTGCGGTGCGGCCTGGTTCGGCTCGACCGGCTGGTGGCCGGTCGGCGGTGCCGAGGTCTGCTCGGGGCTCTGCCCGGTGCCGTGGGCGGGCGCCGTCGGGTCCGGCGGCTGGCCCTGCACCGCAGGAGGGTTCTGGCCGTCGGTGCGCGACTCGACCACCGGTACGTCGTGCTGCCCGCCCGGTGGGGTCGACGGGGCCTGCTGCCCGGAGGTCTCACCTGGCTGGTCGACTGCCGGGACGTCGTGCCCACCGGCCATCGGCGGACCCTGCTGGGCCACCGGCTCCGGGTTCGCGGTGCCCGTCCCCGCAGTCCCGGAGTCTCCCGCCACCGGGCCGGAGGAGGGCGGCGTGGTGCCGCTCGGCGCAGCGGGCTGCTGCCCGCCCGTCCCCTGCGTCACAGGTCCGTGCTGGGGGCTGACGTCGTCGCGCGACGGCACCGGGGTGTGGGGCTGGGGGCCGGCACCGTCGGGGGGCCGCTGGTCGACGTTCGGCTGGTCCTGCTCGCCACTCGCCTGGCTCTGCGCGGACGACTGCTGCCGGCCACCGGGTCCCTGCGCCGACGTCCCGGACTGACCGGACGAGTCACCGCTCGACGCGGTCGAGGCCGTGCTGCCGGGCGACGCGCTCGGTGCCTCACCGCCCAGCGGCTGCGCGGCCGGCGGCTGGTGCCCGCCCTGCCCCGCGGTGGGGCCCTGCGGTCCGGGCACCGGGGTGCCCGGCCGGGTCGCGGGCACGTCCTGCGGAGTGGTGGTCGACGACTGCTGGCCGATGCCGTCCGTCGTGTCCTGAGTGGACACGCCCGAGTCGCTGAGGCCGCGGTCCGCCGTCGAAGGCTGCGGCCCCGAACTGCCGGTGCCGCCGCCGTGGCCGCCTCCCGAGAGGCCCGCGAGCCGGTGGCCGAGGGCGGCACCGCCCGCGCTGCCGATGCCGGAGGACGCGCCCGCGGTCGCCGCGTACGGGTTCAGCTCGAACTCGCCCTCGGTGGCGTACTTGTACACCGCCTCGGTGAGCATCTCGTGGAACGCCTCGGTGCCGACGTGCTCGAGCACCTCCGTGCCGCGCTTCGCCCAGTCCTTGCCGAACTTCGTCGACAGCACCGAGTTGAGCACGGTGTTGAGCCCCTTGCCGGCCAGCTTGCCGAGACCGCCGAGCGGCAGCGCCAGCGCGGCGCCCATCGCGCCGACGCCCGCGGCGTTCTTGGTGTGGTCGGTGTTCCACTCCTCCCGGGTGCCCATGGCGAACTGCGCGGTCTGCGCGACGACGTCGATGAGCAGCTGGAACGCGATGCTGAACACCGCCGTGGAGAGCACCTTCACCAGCACCCGGCCGAGCAGGTTCTGGATGAGGAACCGCACGACGGCCATCCGGGCGGCCAGCCACGACATCGTCGCGCCCCCGGTGAACGGCGCCATGGCGGTGGCCCACGCGATCTCGGCCAGCAGCGCGACCAGCGAAGCGATGGTGACGATCTTCATGTACTCGACGTCGAGGGCGAGGTCGAGCAGCGTCTGGGCCAGGTCGTTGAACAGCTGGGCGGCGGCGGAGACCAGGTCGTCGCCCTCGACGAACGGCGCCACCCGCTCGGCGAAGGCCTGGGCCGCCTCGCCGGCGAAGTCCGACCTGATGGCCTGCACGGCGCTGCGCAGCCCCGGGCCGAGCTGCGCGAGGGTCTGCGCCGCCGCTGTCCACTCGCCCGCGAGCGCGCGCAGCTCGTCCTCGTTGGCGTCCGGCCACTCCTCGCCGGTGAGCACCTGGAAGAGCTTCGCCACTTCCGGGCTGACCACCATCGCCATGCCGGCCGCCTAGTCCTTCGGGACGGCGCCGTCGGCTTCCTCGGCGGTGTCGCTGAAGTTCCGCGCCGCCCGGAGGGTGCTGTCCGAGCAACCGCCGACGGCCTCCTCGAGCAGGGACAGGAACTCCATGGCCTTCTCCGCGCCCGGCCGGTAGTTCGTGTCGAACTGCTCGCCCATCTCGCCGGTGCCGCCCGCGTGCCGGTAGGCGGCGGTGACCGAACGCATGTGCTCGGCGAGCTGCCGGGCCATCGTCGACCACTGGTCGAGGTTGGTGCCGCCCCGGGCCAGCGCGGCCACGTCCACCTGGAGCCGGTCGGTCACCGCGACCACCGCCCGACCTCACCGATCGCGGAGTCGATCACGGCCGCCACGTCGGGCCCGTTCTCGCGGAGCTCCTGCAGGTCGACGCCCGCCGGGGTGAGCCCGCCCATCACCTCGTCGACCGCCGCGGCCGCCTGCCGCTGGGCGTCGGCGACCACCTCCACGATCTTCGCGCCGAGCTCCTTCGGCGCCATGTCCCGCCAGCGCCGGCCCTGGAAGGCCAGGTCGGTGAGCCGACCGCGACCGTCCACAGTGGCCTTGACCGTGCGGTCGGCGGAGGTGGCGCTCGCGGTGACCTCGTCGAGCTCGCGGAAGGCGGTGGCGAGCTGGTCCTGCTTGGCCCGCAGCTCCTGGAGCGCCTCGGTCATGTCGTTGTGCATCGAGGAGAACATCCCGGCCTCCTATCCGGTCGCGCTCTGCTCGGCCGGTGCCGTCGTGGTCTGCTCCGGCCGGGTCTCGGTCCGGCGCGCGGCGGACGAGCTGACGTGGACGTGGGTGGGGGCGAGCGGCTCGTCGGTCTCCTGGGGCAGGTCGCTCGGGAGCCCGATGACGCCGGTGCCGCCGACGTCGTGGGTGCCCCACACCTTCTCGTCCTCGGACAGCCAGGTCTGCCGCTCGCGCTCCTTCGCGCTGTTCTGCCCACCGGCCATCGGCGGCACCATGGGCGGCATCATCGGCATCCCGCCGCGCTGGTCGGCGACCGGCCTGCTGGGCGACGGCCCGCCTTCCTGGGTCGTCTGGTCCTGCCCGGACCAGTCCGACCACCCCTCGCCGGCGAAGCCACCGGAGCCCCCGCCGGGCAGGCTCGAGAAGTCGCCGCCGACCGACCCCGACCCGCCACCGGGGAGGTTCGCGGTGCCACCGGGCGGGTCGAAGGCCCCACCAGGCAGGTTCGCCGTGCCACCGGGCGGATCGAAGCTCCCACCAGGCAGATTCGCGGTCCCACCCGGCGGGTCGAAAGCCCCGCCCGGCACGTTCCCCGTGCCACCGGGCGGATCGAAGCTCCCACCAGGCAGATTCGCCGTGCCACCCGGCGGGTCGAAAGCCCCGCCCGGCACGTTCCCCGTGCCACCGGGCGGATCGAAGCTCCCACCAGGCAGATTCGCCGTGCCACCCGGCGGGTCGAAAGCCCCACCAGGCACGTCCGCGGTCCCACCCGGCGGATCGAAAGCCCCACCCGGCAGGTTCGCCGGATCCCCAGCACCGGACACGTGCGACGTACCACCGGGCACGTCGAAGCCCGCCCCCGGCAGCTCGGACGAGCCACCGGGCGGGTCGAAGCCCCCCACCGGGAGGTTAGCGGTCCCACCCGGCGGGTCGAAGGCCCCACCAGGCAGGTTCGCAGTCCCACCCGGCGGGTCGAAAGCCCCACCAGGCAGGTTCGCGGAGCCGCCCGGCGGGTCGAAAGCACCGCCCGGCACGTTCGCCGAGCCGCCCGGCGACGCCGGGTCGAACGGGTCGTTGCCGGTCCCGGTCACCTGGCGGGGCAGCCGGGTCCCGCTGGAGCCGCCACCCGGTCCGGAGGTGCCCGGCAGGCCCGCCATCCCGTTCGGCGGGACCACCGGCACCCCACCACCGCTCGGCGGCGACGGGATGTCGATCGGCCCACCGGTCGAGGAACCACCCGGGCCCCCGAGCGCCGGTGTGCCACCGCCCCCGGGCGACTGGCCTCCCCCAGCACCGAGCGAAGGCAGCTCACCGCCGCCAGCGGCGGGCGGGACGTCCAGTCCGCCGCCACCGGCGGACGGCAGGTTCGCACCACCGCCGACGGGCGGCGGCAGGTTCACGCTCCCACCGCCGTTCGCGGGCGGCGAGTCCAGGTTCCCCCCACCACCGGGCAGGTCGACGTTCCCACCGCCGTTCCCCGACGGGAGGTCCACGTTCCCGCCGCCGTTGCCGGGCGGCGGCAGGTTCACGTCCCCGCCCCCGTTCCCGGGTGGCAGGTTCAGGTCGCCACCGCCGTTCCCCGGCGGCGGGACGTTCATGCTCCCGAACGGGGGTGGGGTGGTGGTGCCCCCGCCGGCGCCGCCACCGGGCGTGCTGGTCGGGGTCTCCAGCTCCTCGAGCGAGGACTTCGTCTGCTCGTAGCCCTCCCGCAGCGCGTCGAGCTGCTGGCGCGCGAACTCGTCGAGCGGCTCCATCTGCTTGCGGACGTGGTCGCTGATCTTGGCGTTGAAGTCGTTCCACGTCGACTGGCTGCCCAGCGGACCGGACAGCACCGGGAAGCCCTCGGGGAGCGGGTGGGGCGTGAACGGCACCGCGTTGGGCTCCACGCTCGCGTCGGGCATGTAGAACACCAGGTGTTCCGGCAGCATCCCGACCGCGCCCTCGGGGACAGCGGGCCCGAGGTTGTCGTCGGAGCGGTAGCTGTTGACGACGCTGGTGATGTACTCCTCGGCCTTCTCCCGGCCCCGCATCGCGAGGACGTCGAGTGCGTAGTTCGGCGTGCCGTGGAAGAGGCCCTTGCCCCGCATGTACGTGGCCACGTTGGTGCGCACCGCGTTCACGGTGTCCTGCACCACCGTCTTCAGGTAGTCGCTGAAGTTCGACCACGCGGCCGCCATGCCCTTGCCGAAGTTCGCGGCGGCCTCCGCGGCCTTCTGCAGCCCCGCGGAGGTCTGGCGCTCCTCGGCGATCTGCTCGTGCAGGCTGTCGACGGTGTCCAGCAGGCTGGAGACGTTCTGCTTGAGCGCGTACGCCGCCTTGCCCTTGAACGCCGAGTCGTCACTGGTGAGCTTGGTGACCCACTGCTGGAGCGTGTCGCGCTGGGTGGCCAGCCACTCGACGTAGTGGTCGACGGACTCCTTCGCCTCCCGCAGCCGGTTGACGTTCATCAGGCCGAGGTTGGCGGCCTCCAGCGCATCGGTCAGCTCGTCCATCTCGGAGACGGCCTTGGACCAGTTGCCCAGCGCGGTCTGGTTGATGTCCACCGAGACGTACCACTTGTCCCAGGCGTGGTAGCTGTACCCGGTGCCGCCCGCCTGGCTGTCGTCGGTCATCTCGCTGCCCGGCTTCGCGCTGCCGGACTCGGTGAACCAGCCCTGCTCTGCCCCGCCCCCGGCGTCGAGGACGCCCTGGAGGTCGGTGCCCTCGCCGGTGACGGTGAACAGCACCTGGTCGAACGTCGCGCGGGAGGTGTCGTCGCCCTTGATCGGCTCCGGTTCGCCGATGGGATCCGTCATCGCTGGCTCCAGTCAGACCGTGCCGGGGAAGCCGGACGTGCCGCCGCCGCTGAACCCGGGGTACTCGGAGGTGAACTTCGTGGCGTCGTAGGCCGCGAGGTCGTCGGTCTCCTTGAAGACCTCCTTGGCCTTCTCCAGCGCGTCCTCGAACTGGGACAGCGCCTTCCGCAGGTTCTTGTTCTCGGTCTCGACCGTGCCGCCGAAGGCCGAGCCCCACTTGACCAGCTTCGTCGCGGGCTCCCAGGTCTGGCCGTTCGGCTGCAGCTGCAGCTCGGAGTCCAGGTAGGTGCCGCCGTGCGAGGTCGCCCCGCGGGCACTGCTCCTGATCTCCGCGATCACCGCGATGAGCTGGTTGTACTGGCCCTCGTCGAACTGGATGTTCGGGTCGGGCCCGACGTCCCCGTTCGTGCTCGGCACGCCGGTCGGACCCGACACGCCGGGGAAGGAGTACCCACCGCCGGTCCCCTGCGTCCCCGGCGGGTACTGCGTCCCCGGCGGGTACTGCGTGCCGGGCGGGTACTGGCCGCCCGCGTAGGACTGCGTGATCGGCACCGACGAGGTCTGCTGGTCCTGGGGGGTGGCCAGGCGCTCCTCCGGCGCGTGGCGCGCTCGCTGCTCGGGCGAGAGCACCTGCTCCCCGGACGGCTGCACGACCGGGAGCGCGACCGTCCTCGGGAGACGCTCCTGGGGGACGGAGACCGGGTCCTCCACCACCTCGCCGAACGGTGCCCGGACCGACTGCGCCACGACCGGCTCGGTCCTGGTGCCCTCGGTCGCGGGCACCGACACGTCCTCCGCGTAGCCGGGCTCGACCGGGACGCCCTCGGTCGCCGGCACCGACACGTCCTCCGCGTAGCCCGGCTCGCGCGGGAGCAGCGGGGCCACCAGGGGCGCCCTCGGCGCGTGGACGGTCTCCGCCGGCGTGCCCCGTTCCACGGGCTCCACACCGGGGTCGGTGGTCCGCGACACCGTCTCCTCGCGCCGGACCACCACGCCCGCCGGGCCGGAGACCACGGTGACCGGCTGCTCGGTGGTCGGCTCCGTCGGCGGCAACCCGGAGTCGGTCGGAGCGTGCTCGGTCGTCTCGCCCCGCGGCCCGCCGGGGGAGCCGTGCCCCGGCGCCCCCGGCACCAGCCGTCGTCGTTCCACCGGCAGCGACACCGACACGGCCGTCACCTCGACCACGGTCCCGGTCTCGGGCTGCTCCGTCTCCTTCACCGAGATCTCCTCCACGAATCGCTCGGCCGGTCAGGCCGTCAACAGGGGTGCCGATGCCGCTGCGCGGGTCACTGGGCGAAGATCCGTGCCCCGGTGTTGTCGCCGTTCTGGAAGATC
This region of Saccharopolyspora hordei genomic DNA includes:
- a CDS encoding YbaB/EbfC family nucleoid-associated protein, whose protein sequence is MFSSMHNDMTEALQELRAKQDQLATAFRELDEVTASATSADRTVKATVDGRGRLTDLAFQGRRWRDMAPKELGAKIVEVVADAQRQAAAAVDEVMGGLTPAGVDLQELRENGPDVAAVIDSAIGEVGRWSR